From the Pseudodesulfovibrio indicus genome, the window CGGTGATCATGCCGAGCACGAACACGCCGGCGTCGCCGTCACCCTCGCCTGCCATGAACAGCTGCCGACCGGGGCACCCGCCCGCCAGGGCGAAGCACAATCCGGCCAGGACCATGCCCATGAAGTTCCACAGCCCCTGGGTATGGGCCACGGGCTGGCCCTCGAAGCCCATGTGGAACTGGCCGAGGATCAGGTTGACGACAAAGGCTGCCGCCAGCAGGGCGACCACGCCGGACAGCAGGTGAACCTGCCTGAACAGGATCAGGTCGCGGAACGCGCCCATGGTGCAGAACCGGCTGCGCTGGGCCAGGACGCCCACCAGCAGGCCGACGCCAAGGGAGATGAACAGGGGCGCATGCATGGCCCCCGGTCCCTTCAGGCTGTAGAAGAGCACCCCGGACTGCGGTTGGTCGGCCGTCTGCGGATACAGGAACATCAGGACCAGGAACCCGAGCATGACCAGGGGCAGGATGAGGCCCACGGACGAGTACGTCTTCTGGCTCCGGCCCAGGTTGTACCCCTGGCGGAAGAAGACGGTGCCGATGCCGATGCCGACGATCAGCCCGGCCAGGCCGAACAGGGAGTTCAGGTCGCCGCCCGCCAGACGCAGGATGGCCCGCCACGGGCAGCCCAGGAAGACCAGGGCGCCGATCATGGCGAACACGCCGAGCACGAAACGGACGATGGGAGCCGAACCCGAGCGCGGACGGAAGTCCTTGCTGAACAGGGCCGCGGCCAGGGCGCCGAGGACGAAACCGATGATCTCCGGGCGCATGTACTGGACCACGCCCGCCCGGTGCAGCCCCACGGCACCGGCGATGTCACGTTCGAAACAGGCCACGCAGATGCCCATGTTCCCCGGATTACCCAGGTACTGGAGCAGCGCCGCGAGGCACCCGATGACCAACCCCACGAAAATGATGCCTTTCCGCGAGGCAAAAAAGTTGAGCATACCTCCTCCTTGTGTAAAGGACGAGCCATACCCTCCCCTCCGGATTCGACTCTGAAAGGTAGTGGAAATAATCAAATGCAGCCAATTGTTTATCCGGCTGCCAGGGAAACGACCCATAGAAAGCATGAATACGTGGTCATATTTCGATATGAGCGCACCGGATCGTCACCGCTCCAGGTCGGACAGGGTCTTGCGAAAATCCTCGGCGTGGGGGCCGCCCAGGGACACGGCCTTTTTGGCGGCGGCCACGGCCTCGTCCATGCGGCCCAGCTCGCCCAGGACAAAGGCCAGGTTGTTGAAGGCGATGCCGCTCTGCGGGTCCGCCTCGGCGGCCCGGCGAAACGCCTCTGCCGCGCCGGGCTTGTCGTCCAGGGAGTAGCGCGCGTTGCCCAACCCTATCCAGGCGTCGCGGCTCGCGGGCCAACGGTTCGTGGCCGCGAGGTAGGCGACCAGCGCGCTCCGCGCCTGCCCAGCGCGCTCCAGCCCCACGGCCCCGTCCAGCCACTCCTTTTCCGTGACCGTGGCGGGCATGCGGTCCGGCGGCAGGACCACCAGCCCCCAGAAGTCCGGCCCCCAGGTGTTCTCGAACACCCGCCAGGGCGTGCGCTTGGAGCGGGTCAGGCCGGAGTTGAGCAGGACTTCTCCCGCCTCGTGGTCCAGGCCGGTGACCACGGCGTAGTGATAGACCGGGTACCAGGACAACCCGAGGTTCTGGAGGACGACGACCGGGATGGACGCGCCGACCTCGGCGGCCAGCCGGTCCGCGCCGTGGATGGGATAGGCCATGCGCCCCCTGCGCCGGGCCGCGGTGATCATGTCGGGCTGGAGCGATCCCTTGCGGGCCGGGGTGTAGACCGAGGCGGTCAGCTCCTCGGGGAGCACGGGCAGCCCGCTCCAGGTCAGAGCCATGGCCAGGGCGGCCGGGCCGCACTGGTATTCGTCCTGGGGGTAGAAAGGCACGTCGGCCACGCGGGCCAGGGGAGCGCCGGAAGGCACCTGCGGCATGACCCCGCCGTAGAGGGCGCAGCCAGCCACGAGGGGCAGGAGCAGCAGGAAGAGACAGGCGGCGGCCCAACGGCCGCCGCCCGGATTCAAATCGCGCATGGGACCCAGGTTAGTTGGCCTTCTTCACGAATGGGAAAACGTCCGTGGCCCCGGCCATGTCGGTGATGAGCAGCACGATGAAGACGAACAGCGCCGCACCGATGATGATGCCGAACGCGCCGCCGCCCGCGGGCATCTCGCCCATGTGGTCGGCGATCCGCGCCACTTCGGCGTCGGACAGCGCGTCGATGCGCTGGTCGACCTCGGCGGCGGTCAGTCCCTGTCCGGCCAGGACCTGGCGCACGTCCTCGCGTTCGAGCTGCGCCTTGATCAGGGCGCGGTTCTCCACGGCGCGGCTGGCGGCGATGGACGCCTCGGTGGAGATCAGCCCGGCCTGGGCCGTGGCCACGTTCAGGGACAACAGGGAAGCCACCACGAGCAGGCAGACGAGTTTACTGAACTTGTTGAACATCAGGGTGTTCCTCCTGGATTGTTTGTTTGGAAGCAGCTCTTAATTCTATACGTCAGAAGTACCCGTGAGGCAACCGATCGGCCGGGCCAGGACCAACTGCGCCCTTGACACGGCCTCCATAAGTCCGCAAGGAACGGCCATGCACAATCTTATAGAGCTGAACAAGAACGACCTCGAGGCGTTCGTCGCCGAAGACCTCAAGGAACCCCGCTTCCGGGCGGAGCAGATATGGCAGTGGCTGTGGCAGAAGCGCGTGCGCGACGTGGAGGCCATGACCAACCTGTCCAAGCCCCTGCGCGAGAAGCTCGGCTCCATGGCGGCCATCGTCTGGCCCGAGATCGCCCGGGTGGCCGAAAGCAGTGACGGGACCATCAAGTTCCTGCTCAGGCTGACCGACGGCAAGCTCATCGAGACCGTGCTCATCCCCATGCAGGACCGCTACTCCCAATGTCTGTCCACCCAGGTGGGCTGCGCCATGGCCTGCACCTTCTGCAACACCGGCAAGCTCGGCTTCGAGCGCAACCTGACCTACGGCGAGATCATGGGCCAGATCCTGGTGGGCCGCCAATACCTGGCGGACCGCTCCATGAACGAGCTGAAGAACCTCGTGTTCATGGGCATGGGCGAACCGCTCCTGAACCTTGAAACGCTCATCAAGGTGCTCACCGACCTGCCGTGCGAGCGCGGCCTGTCCCTGTCCTGGCGGCGCTCCATGGTCTCCACCGTGGGCTTCCCGGACAAGCTCAAGCGGCTGGGCGAGCTGGAGATAGCCCTGCCCGCCATCTCCCTGCACGCGCCCAACCAGGAGCTGCGCGCCAAGATCATGCCCAAGGCCGCCCAGGTCCACCTGAACGACCTGATGGCCGCGCTGAACGCCTATCCCATGCGCCCGCGCGAGCGGATCACCTTCGAATACCTGCTGCTCAAGGGGGTCAACGACTCCCTGGAACACGCGGACCAGCTGGCCCGGCTCATCGACCGCCGCAAGGGCAAGATCAACCTCATCGCCTACAACGCCACCGAGGGCATGCCCTACGAGGCCCCGGACCGCGAGCAGGTGGAGGCGTTCGAGAAGCGGCTCTGGAGCCACGGGCTGACCGCCTTCATCCGCCGCTCCATGGGCGCGGACATCAAGGCCGCCTGCGGCCAGCTCAAGGCCGAGACCATCGGGGAATAAAGGGCTAGCGGACCGGCAGGCCGTGCTTCCGCTTGAGGGAGTCGATCAGGGGCGTGCGGGACCGCAGGAAGTCGTTGAACCGGCACATCACGGCCGGATGCTTGATGGTGGAAAGCCGGTAGTCGCCGGTGGTGTGGGGCAGGTCCGGGTCCAGGACCAATCCCCCGTGCATGCCCATCTCGTCCAGCAGGTGCTGGGCCGCTTCCTGGTTGACGTAGATGGCGTCCACCCGGCCCCGCAGCGCCTTGCCGAGCAGTCCTGAAATGGACGCGTTTTCCGACACGGTCAGCTTCTTCGGGCTGAGCCTGGGCTTGAGCAGCCACGGCTTGAAGCCCGCGATGATCCCCAGGACGCCGATTCCCTCCACACCCCGGCCCAGCCTGTCCGGCCTGACCAGGATGCCGTCCGTGTACGTGCAGACGGGGTCGGAATAGAGGACGTTCAGCCCGGCGCGCTTGCTGGGGTGCCACTCCTCGGCGTCGGGGAACTTGAAATCCAGGGTCCGGGTCTCCAGAAACTCCTGATAGAGCCGCTTGACCGGCAGGGGCACGAAGACCAGCTCCACGCCGGCCTCGGCGGCGAAGGAGTCGAGCAGGTCGCGGGCGAACCCCTCGTAGTCGCCGTTGCGGTAGGAACCATAGGGCGGGTAGTCCAGGGACTCCACCCCCACGGTCAGGCGCACCCGTTCGGCGCGGGCTCCGGGACAGCAGAGCAGGAATACTCCGAGCAAGGCGGCGATGATCAGGGTCGGCGTCAGGAGCCGGGTGAGTGCGCTGTTTCCCATGGAGCGCGGACCGGGAGCAATGGGCATGGCTTCAGTTGGCGGAGAATACATGTATTCCGCGCGGCTGACAATATTTCGTTGACTCCCTCCGGGGCCGGAAAAGACCCGGGACCGGATTTCCGGAACCGGGACAATCCGCTCCCGACCGCGCCGGGAGCCCCCTGAATCCGGGGGTTGCCTTCGCCCATCATCATATGTATGGGTAAGCCCCGGCCGCAGGAGCCTGCGGACATCACATACATCAGGAGCGCATCATGGCATCCACCGTGGACGAAATCACCATCAACTATTCCGAGGACAACCAGCTCATCGTCAAGGAGCTGGACAAGGTCGTGCTTTCCAAGGGCGCCTGGACCACCATCGTGTTCCGCTACCAGGAGCTGAACCGCGCCAAGGGCGAATACGGCCCGGACAAATATACCATCCGCCGCTACCAGAAAGTGGACGGCACCTACCGCCCCAAGTCCAAGTTCAACATTTCCTCCCAGGCCCAGGCCCAGAAGATCGTCGAGGCCCTGAGCGGCTGGATCGACTAGGGGACGCGCCCGGCTCATGTTCCTGGGTTCGCACATGTCCATTGCCGGAGGCCTGCACATGGCCTTCGAGCGCATCCGGCGGGTGGGGGGCACGGCCCTGCAGATCTTCACCCGCAACCAGCGCCAGTGGAAGGTCCCGGAGCTGACCGATTACGACGCCGAGCTCTTCGCCATGGCCTGGGAACAATGGGGCGATTACCCCATTGCCGCCCACGACTCCTACCTGATCAACCTCGCCTCGGACAAACCCGACCTCCTGAGCCGCTCGCTCCTCGCCTTTGCCGAGGAGTTGCGGCGCATCGAAAAGCTCTCCGTGCCCTACCTCGTGACCCACCCCGGCTCGCATCTGGGCGCGGGCGCGGAAGAGGGAATCAGGCGCTACGCCGCCAACCTGGACCGGGCCATCGAGGACTCCGGCACCGCCGGGGCCATGGTCCTGCTGGAGACCACGGCGGGCCAGGGGACCAACCTCGGTTCCACCTTCGAGGAGCTGGCGGCGATCATCGATGCCTCGGCCCACCCGGACCGGCTCGGCGTGTGCTACGACACCTGCCACACCTTTGCCGCGGGCTACGACATCCGCACCCCGGAAGCCTACGCTGCCACCTTCGACGCCTTTGACCGGATCATCGGGATCGACCGCCTCAAATTCTTCCACCTCAACGACACCAAGAACGAATTCGGCTCCCACAAGGACCGCCACGAGCACATCGGCCGGGGAGAGATCGGCGAGGCGGGCTTCGCCAACATCGTGCGCGACCCCAGGTTCCGGGACATCCCCATGACCCTGGAGACCCCCAAGGACGACGATCTCCAGGACGACGTCCGCAACCTGACCCTGTTGCGCAGCCTGGCGAAATAGTATTTCATACCCCGAACCCGAACCGCCGCCCCCCGGAGGCCACTTGCGCAAGCTCGACGCGATCATTTTCGATTTTGACGGGACCCTGGCCGACGTGCCCCTGGATTTCGACTTCATGAAGACCAAGATCGCCGCCCTGGGCGAGGTGTTCATGGACGAGCGCCCGGTGCCGGACGGGACCCCGGCCCTGGAGTGGCTGGAGCGGCTGGCCGCCGAGGTCATGGAGCGCGACCGCGCCGAGGGCATGGAATTTTTGTCGCGCGGGCGGCTGGTCATCGCGGCCATGGAGCTGGACGCGGCCCGCGACGGCTGCCTGTTCGAGTTCACCCGGCCCATGCTCGACGAGCTGGCCGGGCTGGGCGTGGCCGCCGGTGTCATCACCCGGAACATCTCCGCAGCCGTCCGGCGCGTGTTCCCGGATATCGACGAGCACCTCAAGGTGTTCATCCCCCGCGAGGACACCAATCGGCTCAAGCCGGACCCCGACCATCTGCTCCGAGCCCTTGCGCGCATCGGGGTCTCCCCGGACCGCGCCCTCATGGTCGGCGACCACCCCATGGACGTGCAGACCGGCAAGAACGCCGGGACCCTGTCCGCCGGGGTGACCACTGGGCGCATCGACGCCGACGGCTTCGCCCCGCTGTCGCCGGACTTCGTGGCCACCGACGCCGGCGCACTGGTCTCGGAACTCAGGCGCGCCGGGCTCATCTAGCCGTCCGGCCACCGCCGCCCCGCCGCCGGGCGGGACGCCCTACTCGCTCAGCACCGGCGCGATCCGCTCCAGCGCCCAGTCCACGTCCGCCTTGGTGACCACCAGGGGCGGAGCGAAGCGGATGATGGTCTGGTGCGTCTCCTTGCAGAGCAGCCCGGCCTCCTTGAGCCGTTCGCAATACTGTCGCGCGCCGCCCGCCTCGGGGTGGAACTCGACCCCGATGAGCAGGCCGCGTCCGCGCACTTCCCTGATCTTGGGATTCTCGATCTTGCGCAGCCCCTTCAGGAAATAGTCGCCCATCCTCTGGGCGTTGCCGATGAGGTCCTCCTCCACGAGCACCTTGAGCGCGGCGCGGGCCACGGCGCAGGCCAGCGGGTTGCCGCCGAAGGTGGAGCCGTGTTCGCCCGGCTTGAGCACGCCCAGGACCTCGGTGTTGGAAAGCACGGCGGACACGGGATAGAAGCCGCCGGACAGCGCCTTGCCGATGAGCGTCAGGTCCGCCTCCACGCCCTCGTGTTCCTCGGCCAGGAGCTTGCCGGTCCGCCCCAGGCCGGTCTGGATCTCGTCGAAGATGAGGACGATGCCCGCCTCCGAGCAGATGCGCCGGATGTCCTTCAGGTAGCCGTCGGGCGGGATGATGACCCCGGCCTCGCCCTGGATGGGCTCCACCAGGAAGGCCACGGTGTTCTCGGTAACGGCGTCCTCGAGGGCCTGCGCGTCGCCGAAGTCGATGACCTTGAAGCCGGGAGTGAACGGGCCGAACCCGGTGGTGGAGACCGGGTCGGTGGAGAACGAGACGATGGTGATGGTCCGGCCGTGGAAGTTGTTGCGGCAGACGATGATCTCGGCCTTGTCCTCGGGGACGCCCTTGACCTGGTAGCCCCACTTGCGCACGGCCTTGATGGCGGTCTCCACGGCTTCGGCCCCGGAGTTCATGGGCAGGACCTTGTGGGAGTTGGTCAGGTCGCAGAGCTCCTTGTACAGCAACCCGAGCTGGTCGTTGCGGAAGGCGCGGGAGGTCAGGGTCAGCTTTTCGGCCTGGTCCGTGAGGGCGCGTTTGATCTTGGGATGGCAATGGCCCTGGTTCACGGCGGAGTAGGCGGACAGGCAGTCCATGTACCGGTTGCCGTCCACGTCCCAGACCCAGATGCCCTGGCCGCGTTCGAGGACCACGTCGAGCGGCTTGTAGTTGTGGGCACCGTATTCGTCTTCCAACAGGATGTATCTGTCTGATTTCATGCTCTTCCTCGCGGTTGCGGTTGCCGGGTGCGCCGTCCTGCGCAGGAGGGCGGGAGGGAAGGATACATGCCATCGCGCGCGGATTCAACCTGGGGTAGGTGAAACGGGGTGATTATAGTGGAAAAAGAGGATTGCATTGGTTACGCTGGCTTTAATTTCCCGTTGGACCAATGAATCATGACAGCAAACAGCACCGAAAAACCGGACAAATGCGCCGACGCCTCCGAACCGGAGAGGTTGGACATAGACCCAGTCTGCCTGGAGGGCATCTACAATGCCCTGGGGGACGGCGTGGTCAACACCGACCACCGGGGCTACATCCTGCAGACCAATCCCGCGTTCTGCGCCCTGATCGGGCGGGAGCGGGAAGAGGTCG encodes:
- the yedE gene encoding YedE family putative selenium transporter; protein product: MLNFFASRKGIIFVGLVIGCLAALLQYLGNPGNMGICVACFERDIAGAVGLHRAGVVQYMRPEIIGFVLGALAAALFSKDFRPRSGSAPIVRFVLGVFAMIGALVFLGCPWRAILRLAGGDLNSLFGLAGLIVGIGIGTVFFRQGYNLGRSQKTYSSVGLILPLVMLGFLVLMFLYPQTADQPQSGVLFYSLKGPGAMHAPLFISLGVGLLVGVLAQRSRFCTMGAFRDLILFRQVHLLSGVVALLAAAFVVNLILGQFHMGFEGQPVAHTQGLWNFMGMVLAGLCFALAGGCPGRQLFMAGEGDGDAGVFVLGMITGAAFAHNFGLASSPKGVGPHGIAAVFIGLAVCLFIGLTMRKKAA
- a CDS encoding PA2778 family cysteine peptidase, with the protein product MRDLNPGGGRWAAACLFLLLLPLVAGCALYGGVMPQVPSGAPLARVADVPFYPQDEYQCGPAALAMALTWSGLPVLPEELTASVYTPARKGSLQPDMITAARRRGRMAYPIHGADRLAAEVGASIPVVVLQNLGLSWYPVYHYAVVTGLDHEAGEVLLNSGLTRSKRTPWRVFENTWGPDFWGLVVLPPDRMPATVTEKEWLDGAVGLERAGQARSALVAYLAATNRWPASRDAWIGLGNARYSLDDKPGAAEAFRRAAEADPQSGIAFNNLAFVLGELGRMDEAVAAAKKAVSLGGPHAEDFRKTLSDLER
- a CDS encoding PA2779 family protein, giving the protein MFNKFSKLVCLLVVASLLSLNVATAQAGLISTEASIAASRAVENRALIKAQLEREDVRQVLAGQGLTAAEVDQRIDALSDAEVARIADHMGEMPAGGGAFGIIIGAALFVFIVLLITDMAGATDVFPFVKKAN
- the rlmN gene encoding 23S rRNA (adenine(2503)-C(2))-methyltransferase RlmN, which gives rise to MHNLIELNKNDLEAFVAEDLKEPRFRAEQIWQWLWQKRVRDVEAMTNLSKPLREKLGSMAAIVWPEIARVAESSDGTIKFLLRLTDGKLIETVLIPMQDRYSQCLSTQVGCAMACTFCNTGKLGFERNLTYGEIMGQILVGRQYLADRSMNELKNLVFMGMGEPLLNLETLIKVLTDLPCERGLSLSWRRSMVSTVGFPDKLKRLGELEIALPAISLHAPNQELRAKIMPKAAQVHLNDLMAALNAYPMRPRERITFEYLLLKGVNDSLEHADQLARLIDRRKGKINLIAYNATEGMPYEAPDREQVEAFEKRLWSHGLTAFIRRSMGADIKAACGQLKAETIGE
- a CDS encoding substrate-binding periplasmic protein; this encodes MPIAPGPRSMGNSALTRLLTPTLIIAALLGVFLLCCPGARAERVRLTVGVESLDYPPYGSYRNGDYEGFARDLLDSFAAEAGVELVFVPLPVKRLYQEFLETRTLDFKFPDAEEWHPSKRAGLNVLYSDPVCTYTDGILVRPDRLGRGVEGIGVLGIIAGFKPWLLKPRLSPKKLTVSENASISGLLGKALRGRVDAIYVNQEAAQHLLDEMGMHGGLVLDPDLPHTTGDYRLSTIKHPAVMCRFNDFLRSRTPLIDSLKRKHGLPVR
- a CDS encoding deoxyribonuclease IV, with translation MFLGSHMSIAGGLHMAFERIRRVGGTALQIFTRNQRQWKVPELTDYDAELFAMAWEQWGDYPIAAHDSYLINLASDKPDLLSRSLLAFAEELRRIEKLSVPYLVTHPGSHLGAGAEEGIRRYAANLDRAIEDSGTAGAMVLLETTAGQGTNLGSTFEELAAIIDASAHPDRLGVCYDTCHTFAAGYDIRTPEAYAATFDAFDRIIGIDRLKFFHLNDTKNEFGSHKDRHEHIGRGEIGEAGFANIVRDPRFRDIPMTLETPKDDDLQDDVRNLTLLRSLAK
- a CDS encoding HAD family hydrolase: MRKLDAIIFDFDGTLADVPLDFDFMKTKIAALGEVFMDERPVPDGTPALEWLERLAAEVMERDRAEGMEFLSRGRLVIAAMELDAARDGCLFEFTRPMLDELAGLGVAAGVITRNISAAVRRVFPDIDEHLKVFIPREDTNRLKPDPDHLLRALARIGVSPDRALMVGDHPMDVQTGKNAGTLSAGVTTGRIDADGFAPLSPDFVATDAGALVSELRRAGLI
- the rocD gene encoding ornithine--oxo-acid transaminase, with the protein product MKSDRYILLEDEYGAHNYKPLDVVLERGQGIWVWDVDGNRYMDCLSAYSAVNQGHCHPKIKRALTDQAEKLTLTSRAFRNDQLGLLYKELCDLTNSHKVLPMNSGAEAVETAIKAVRKWGYQVKGVPEDKAEIIVCRNNFHGRTITIVSFSTDPVSTTGFGPFTPGFKVIDFGDAQALEDAVTENTVAFLVEPIQGEAGVIIPPDGYLKDIRRICSEAGIVLIFDEIQTGLGRTGKLLAEEHEGVEADLTLIGKALSGGFYPVSAVLSNTEVLGVLKPGEHGSTFGGNPLACAVARAALKVLVEEDLIGNAQRMGDYFLKGLRKIENPKIREVRGRGLLIGVEFHPEAGGARQYCERLKEAGLLCKETHQTIIRFAPPLVVTKADVDWALERIAPVLSE